The stretch of DNA GCGGCCGTACCGTGGGCGCTGGCGTGGTCACCACCATTAAAGAATAGCCGGGAGGCAGCAGTACGTACCGGGGGTACGTGCGTTTGCCCTGAGGGCGAGGGCCGGCCGGGCCGCAGCCACCTCGGTTCTTGGCTTTCAAGGGGTATCGCCCGAAGCAATCCGGGGACTGCCCCCGGCTCGGCCTGAAAAGTATCCCCAGTTTGCCCTGCCGGCAGTCCTGGTTCCCCCTCGTACCGGTCGCTTTGCCGACCGAGCAGCTTTGCGCTTCGCGCTCCGGCGGGCACACCGCGCGAGAACCCGTCAGGCGGCGGCGCGGCTTCGGCCATCCAGAGGCCTGGCGCCCGCCTCCACGCTCGCTCTCACCTAGTTCGGCACCCGGCACGCTTCAGGTACTCGGAGAAACCAGGACTGCCGGCAGAAGGTGGAGATACCTCAGTGGCTCGGCCCGTTGACAACACCCTGCCTTTATGATAGATTGTTGCAGACGATTTTGGGGGTGGACACCGGTGCGCGTGAACGTTACTCTGGCCTGCACTGAATGTAAGGAACGGAACTACACGACCAGTAAGAACAAGAAGAACGATCCCGATCGTTTGGAGCTGAAGAAGTTCTGCGTGCGGTGTGGTCGCCATACCTTGCACCGGGAAACCCGGTAGAGAGGACGTGAGGTAGTTGGCCACTAAGGCAGTGGCCGGGCAGGTGCCGTGGATCGAGCGCCTGCGCCGTTTTTTCCACGGAGTATGGACCGAACTGAAGAAGGTTCACTGGCCGACCCGGCGGGAGCTGAGCATTTATACCTTGGTAGTAGTGGTGGCAGTGGCGCTGGTGGGCGCCTTTATTTGGGCGATAGATTCGGTGTTTAGCTTCCTGCTGGAACTGGTTATCTAGGGAGGTAGGGCTTGGACCAGGCCCACGGACATCTATGGCTATGGCAAAACAGGAGAACGACGAGCGGCAGTGGTACGTCATTCATACCTATGCCGGATACGAGAACAAGGTAAAGGCCAACCTGGAAAAGCGGGTCAGCTCGATGAACATGGGTGACAAGATCTTTAAAGTGGTTGTCCCCATGGAGGACGAGCTGCAGATCAAGGACGGAAAGAAGAAAATCGTCAAGCGCAAGATATATCCCGGGTACGTTCTGGTGGAAATGATCCTTACCGAGGAATCCTGGTACGTGGTGCGCAGTACGCCCGGGGTGACGGGATTCGTCGGTTCGGGGGCCAGGCCCATCCCCTTGCGTCCCGACGAAGTACGCCAGATGCTGAGGGAGCCCGGTGCTGCCGAGCCCCGGCCGCGCATACGCCTGGTGGTAGGCGAGAATGTCAGGGTGACCGGCGGGCCCTTCCAGAATTTCATCGGTACCGTCGAAGAAGTGCAGCCCGAAAAAGGAAAAGTGAAGGTCCTGGTTTCCATGTTCGGCCGGGAAACGCCGGTAGAACTGGATTTTACGCAGGTGGAAAAGGTGGAGTGAGGTGAGGCCCAGTGGCCAAGAAGAAAGTAGCCGCCGTAGTCAAGCTTCAGGTGCCGGCCGGCAAGGCTAACCCGGCGCCGCCCGTGGGGCCGGCCTTAGGTCAGCACGGCGTAAACATCATGGCCTTCTGCAAGGAGTTCAACGAGCGGACCGCTTCTCAGGAAGGTATGATCATCCCGGTGGAGATCACCATCTACGAGGATAGATCCTTCACCTTCATCACCAAAACGCCGCCCGCCAGCGTGCTTCTGAAGAAGGCGGCCGGCCTGGAGAAGGGGTCAAGCGAACCCAATCGGGCCAAAGTGGCGCGGCTGCCACGGAGCAAGATACGCGAGATAGCCGAGCTCAAGATGCGGGATCTCAATGCCCACGATGTGGAGGCGGCCATGCGGATGATCGAGGGCACGGCCCGGAGCATGGGCATCGAGATCGAAGGGTAGGGATCACGGTGCCGAAAAGAGGAAAACACTATCAAGATGCGGTGAAGGCTTACGACCGGCAGGCGATGTATGCGCCGGAAGAGGCCATTGACCTGGTGAAGAAGGTGGCCTTCGCGCGGTTCCCCGAAACCGT from Clostridia bacterium encodes:
- the rplK gene encoding 50S ribosomal protein L11, which gives rise to MAKKKVAAVVKLQVPAGKANPAPPVGPALGQHGVNIMAFCKEFNERTASQEGMIIPVEITIYEDRSFTFITKTPPASVLLKKAAGLEKGSSEPNRAKVARLPRSKIREIAELKMRDLNAHDVEAAMRMIEGTARSMGIEIEG
- the secE gene encoding preprotein translocase subunit SecE, encoding MATKAVAGQVPWIERLRRFFHGVWTELKKVHWPTRRELSIYTLVVVVAVALVGAFIWAIDSVFSFLLELVI
- the rpmG gene encoding 50S ribosomal protein L33, encoding MIDCCRRFWGWTPVRVNVTLACTECKERNYTTSKNKKNDPDRLELKKFCVRCGRHTLHRETR
- the nusG gene encoding transcription termination/antitermination protein NusG, encoding MAMAKQENDERQWYVIHTYAGYENKVKANLEKRVSSMNMGDKIFKVVVPMEDELQIKDGKKKIVKRKIYPGYVLVEMILTEESWYVVRSTPGVTGFVGSGARPIPLRPDEVRQMLREPGAAEPRPRIRLVVGENVRVTGGPFQNFIGTVEEVQPEKGKVKVLVSMFGRETPVELDFTQVEKVE